One window of the Shimwellia blattae DSM 4481 = NBRC 105725 genome contains the following:
- the add gene encoding adenosine deaminase yields the protein MIDNTLPLTDLHRHLDGNIRARTILELGQQYNIALPGNTPETLLPHVQVTSNEPDLVSFLTKLDWGVKVLASLEACRRVAFENVEDAARQGLHYVELRFSPGYMAMNHNLPLAGVVEAVIDGVCAGCRQYGVQAQLIGIMSRTFGEAACQAELNALLTRRENIIALDLAGDERGFPGELFRDHFRTARDAGWHITVHAGEAAGPESIWQAIRQLGAERIGHGVRATDDPALMDYLAREKIGIESCLTSNIQTSTVAGLHQHPLRTFLDHGVPATLNSDDPAVQGVDIIHEYQVAAPQAGLSPAHIRQAQINGLEMAFLTPAEKQAIRDRVARNQDQTA from the coding sequence ATGATTGATAACACCCTTCCCCTGACTGATTTACATCGCCACCTTGATGGCAATATCCGCGCCCGGACCATCCTTGAGCTGGGGCAGCAGTACAATATTGCCCTGCCCGGAAATACCCCGGAAACCCTCCTTCCCCATGTGCAGGTCACCAGCAACGAGCCTGATCTGGTGAGCTTCCTGACCAAGCTCGACTGGGGGGTGAAGGTCCTGGCCTCACTGGAGGCCTGCCGCCGGGTCGCTTTCGAAAATGTCGAAGACGCAGCGCGCCAGGGGCTGCACTATGTGGAGCTGCGCTTTTCGCCCGGCTACATGGCCATGAACCATAATCTGCCCCTGGCCGGGGTGGTGGAAGCGGTGATCGACGGCGTGTGCGCCGGTTGCCGGCAGTATGGCGTGCAGGCCCAACTGATAGGTATTATGAGCCGCACCTTTGGTGAGGCCGCCTGCCAGGCGGAGCTTAATGCCCTGCTGACCCGGCGGGAGAACATTATCGCACTGGATCTGGCCGGTGATGAGCGGGGCTTCCCCGGTGAGCTTTTCCGGGACCATTTCCGCACCGCACGCGATGCCGGGTGGCATATTACCGTCCATGCGGGCGAAGCCGCAGGCCCGGAGAGTATCTGGCAGGCTATCCGCCAGCTGGGGGCTGAGCGTATCGGCCACGGGGTGAGAGCCACCGACGATCCGGCACTGATGGACTATCTCGCCCGGGAGAAGATTGGGATTGAATCCTGCCTGACATCCAACATTCAGACCAGCACCGTCGCCGGGCTGCACCAGCACCCGCTGCGGACATTCCTTGACCACGGCGTACCCGCCACGCTGAACTCCGACGATCCGGCAGTCCAGGGGGTTGATATCATCCACGAATATCAGGTCGCCGCCCCGCAGGCGGGGCTGAGCCCGGCCCATATTCGCCAGGCACAGATAAACGGCCTGGAGATGGCGTTTCTGACCCCGGCGGAAAAACAGGCCATCCGCGACAGGGTCGCCCGCAACCAGGACCAGACCGCCTGA
- a CDS encoding mechanosensitive ion channel family protein: MLWLFAAKNIPGLFVLAGCALALCATALIKRRDKHYRYSLALHLASFLLWSTLITVTGDYLNRASADFSLPFISPPVVRFICASMIALMLLRKLFLLIAMLEKRQISHGSDITSARIISRILKICVVVAIILLYGEHFGMSFSGLLTFGGIGGIAVGMASKDILSNFFAGIMLYFDRPFNLGDWIRSPDRNIEGTVAEIGWRSTKIITFDNRPLYIPNSVFTAISVENPGRMTHRRIETVLTLRYEDSDKLAAIVDDIRQALQQDAGIDQSQTLLVNFNGFGDSSLNIMIYCFTHTTDWAQWLDIQQRVYLRCIDIVHQHGADFAFPSRTLYLDKGDAPLPENHKNTV; this comes from the coding sequence ATGTTGTGGTTATTTGCCGCCAAAAATATACCGGGATTATTTGTACTGGCCGGGTGTGCCCTGGCCCTGTGCGCCACGGCGCTGATTAAGCGCCGCGATAAGCACTACCGTTACAGCCTGGCACTTCATCTGGCCAGTTTTTTACTCTGGAGTACGCTCATCACCGTGACCGGTGATTACCTGAACAGAGCCAGCGCCGATTTTTCATTACCGTTTATCAGCCCGCCGGTGGTGCGCTTTATTTGCGCCAGCATGATCGCCCTGATGTTATTACGCAAACTGTTTTTGCTGATAGCCATGCTGGAAAAACGGCAAATCAGCCACGGCAGTGATATTACCTCTGCGCGGATCATCTCCCGGATCCTGAAAATCTGCGTGGTGGTGGCGATTATCCTGCTGTATGGCGAACATTTCGGCATGAGCTTTTCCGGGCTGCTGACCTTTGGAGGGATTGGCGGCATCGCGGTGGGCATGGCGAGTAAAGACATTCTGAGCAACTTCTTTGCCGGGATCATGCTCTATTTTGACCGTCCTTTTAATCTGGGCGACTGGATCCGCTCCCCGGATCGTAATATTGAGGGAACGGTGGCGGAAATAGGCTGGCGCTCGACCAAGATCATCACTTTTGATAACCGGCCGCTGTATATTCCGAACTCAGTATTTACCGCCATCAGTGTGGAGAACCCCGGGCGGATGACCCACCGGCGGATTGAAACAGTGCTGACCCTGCGTTATGAAGACAGCGATAAGCTGGCGGCGATTGTGGACGATATTCGCCAAGCACTGCAGCAGGATGCCGGTATTGACCAGAGCCAGACACTGCTGGTCAATTTTAATGGCTTCGGGGACTCTTCGCTGAATATTATGATTTACTGCTTTACCCACACCACCGACTGGGCGCAATGGCTGGATATCCAGCAGCGGGTGTACCTGCGCTGCATTGATATTGTGCACCAGCACGGGGCGGATTTCGCCTTTCCCAGCAGAACGCTGTATCTCGATAAAGGCGATGCCCCGTTACCGGAGAATCATAAAAATACGGTGTGA
- the ydgT gene encoding transcription modulator YdgT, whose amino-acid sequence MTVLDYILKFRKINNLESLEKLFDHLNYSLTDSAEIINMYRAADHRRAELVSGGKLFDPGQVPKTIWRFVQ is encoded by the coding sequence ATGACCGTGCTGGACTATATATTAAAATTTCGCAAAATAAATAACCTCGAAAGCCTTGAAAAATTATTTGATCATCTTAATTACTCCCTGACAGACAGCGCAGAGATCATTAATATGTACCGGGCGGCAGATCATCGCCGGGCGGAGCTGGTCTCCGGCGGGAAGCTGTTTGATCCCGGCCAGGTGCCCAAAACCATTTGGCGCTTTGTGCAGTAG
- a CDS encoding DUF2569 domain-containing protein, which yields MSTTSPARIGGWLLAPLAWLLMTLISTTLINIFYTRALFSAHSHQLLADQPAGQVMLWYLSLACAYAMWGYTLWLTVAFFKRRRTVPRHYIIWLLITVLLAVKSFAFAPVTDELAVRQLLFPLLAAAVLAPYFRHSARVKQTFTND from the coding sequence ATGTCCACAACATCACCAGCGCGTATTGGCGGCTGGCTGCTGGCACCGCTGGCCTGGTTACTGATGACCTTAATCAGTACAACGCTGATTAATATCTTCTATACCCGCGCCCTGTTCAGCGCCCACAGCCATCAGCTTCTGGCTGACCAGCCTGCCGGTCAGGTGATGCTCTGGTATCTGTCACTGGCCTGTGCGTATGCAATGTGGGGGTACACCCTGTGGCTTACGGTCGCCTTCTTTAAGCGCCGCCGGACGGTGCCACGCCACTACATTATCTGGTTACTGATTACGGTATTACTGGCGGTGAAATCTTTTGCTTTCGCACCGGTCACTGACGAGCTTGCCGTGCGCCAGTTGCTGTTCCCGTTGCTGGCTGCGGCCGTTCTGGCCCCCTACTTTCGCCACTCAGCGCGCGTAAAGCAGACGTTCACCAACGATTAA
- the malI gene encoding Mal regulon transcriptional regulator MalI translates to MAADKKITITDVAAAAGVSVSTVSLVLSGKGRISAATGVRVNDAIEKLGFVRNRQAAALRGGHSGVIGLIVRDLNHPFYAQLTTGLTEALESRGYMLFLTQSGQQGQYMMRCFDTLLAQGVDGIVVAGAAGQGAELDQTARLRNVPLVYASRASYLDDVDMIRPDNTQAAHMLTGHLISKGHQRIAWLGGLSSSLTRAERLGGFCSTLIQHGLPFHPEWIIECGSSQCQASEAMINLLHHNPTISAVVCHNSTVAAGAWFGLLRAGRHSGERGLNSLYEQQIALAGFAEVPEAALDDLPLTWVTTPGRDVGRMAAMRLLQRVEDNTLEPRSHVLAAKLVTRSA, encoded by the coding sequence ATGGCGGCAGATAAAAAAATTACCATTACTGATGTGGCAGCAGCGGCGGGCGTTTCCGTCAGCACGGTCTCCCTGGTGCTGAGCGGCAAAGGGCGCATTTCTGCGGCCACCGGGGTGCGGGTAAATGACGCCATTGAAAAACTGGGATTTGTGCGTAACCGCCAGGCGGCGGCGCTGCGCGGCGGGCACAGCGGGGTGATTGGCCTGATTGTGCGCGATCTCAACCACCCGTTTTATGCCCAGCTGACCACCGGGCTGACAGAGGCGCTGGAGTCCCGGGGCTATATGCTGTTCCTGACCCAGAGCGGCCAGCAGGGGCAATATATGATGCGCTGTTTTGACACCCTGCTGGCCCAGGGGGTGGACGGTATTGTGGTGGCCGGGGCGGCAGGCCAGGGGGCGGAGCTGGACCAGACGGCACGCCTGCGCAATGTTCCGCTGGTGTATGCCTCCCGGGCCAGTTATCTGGACGATGTGGACATGATCCGCCCGGACAACACCCAGGCAGCACATATGCTGACCGGGCATCTGATTAGCAAAGGGCACCAGCGGATAGCCTGGCTGGGCGGGCTGAGCTCCTCCCTCACCCGGGCGGAACGGCTGGGCGGCTTTTGCTCTACGCTAATCCAGCACGGGTTACCGTTTCACCCGGAGTGGATAATCGAATGCGGCTCCAGCCAGTGCCAGGCCTCAGAGGCCATGATTAATCTGCTGCACCATAATCCCACCATTTCTGCTGTGGTCTGCCATAACAGCACGGTGGCGGCGGGGGCATGGTTTGGCCTGCTGCGCGCCGGGCGCCACAGCGGTGAAAGGGGGCTTAACAGCCTGTATGAACAGCAAATCGCCCTGGCGGGCTTTGCCGAAGTGCCCGAAGCGGCGCTGGATGATCTTCCCCTGACCTGGGTCACCACCCCGGGGCGCGATGTGGGGCGCATGGCGGCCATGCGCCTGCTACAGCGGGTTGAGGATAATACCCTGGAGCCACGCAGCCACGTCCTGGCCGCGAAGCTGGTTACCCGGAGCGCCTGA
- a CDS encoding MalY/PatB family protein, with amino-acid sequence MFDFSQPVDRHGTWCTQWDYVADRFGADDLLPFTISDMDFPTAPCVLSALHQRLSHGVLGYSRWQNDAFTGAIAHWYASRFGCRVSPQRVVYGPSVIYMVATLIRQWTRPGDEVLVHTPAYDAFYKTITGNQRAVLSQPLERQPDGQWQCDMAALEAKLARPTCTLMLLCSPQNPTGKVWSKEELATMAALCARHQVRVISDEIHMDMVWDNHRHTPWSEVGQGCWALLSSASKSFNVPALTGAWGLISDAGQRQQYLEALKNQDGLSSPAILSVVAHIAAYREGAPWLDSLRDYLQANLRYVTDTLNAAFPGLGCQPPQSTYLAWLDLRPLGLDDHKLQHVLIHEQKVAIMPGYTYGEEGRGFLRLNVGCPRSKVEDGVKRLIAAIHTLRNPQG; translated from the coding sequence ATGTTCGATTTCTCCCAACCTGTTGACCGTCACGGAACCTGGTGCACCCAGTGGGACTATGTTGCCGACCGGTTCGGCGCAGACGATCTGCTGCCGTTTACCATCTCTGATATGGATTTCCCCACCGCCCCCTGCGTACTCAGCGCCCTTCATCAGCGCCTGTCTCACGGGGTGCTGGGTTACAGCCGCTGGCAAAACGACGCCTTCACCGGCGCGATAGCGCACTGGTACGCCAGCCGTTTTGGCTGCCGGGTCTCGCCACAGCGTGTGGTGTACGGCCCGTCGGTGATTTATATGGTCGCCACGCTGATCCGCCAGTGGACCCGCCCCGGGGATGAGGTTCTGGTGCACACCCCCGCTTATGATGCGTTTTATAAAACCATCACCGGGAATCAGCGCGCGGTGCTCAGCCAGCCCCTGGAGCGCCAGCCAGACGGCCAGTGGCAGTGTGATATGGCGGCACTGGAGGCCAAACTGGCCCGCCCGACGTGTACGCTGATGCTGCTGTGCAGCCCGCAAAACCCCACCGGCAAGGTGTGGAGCAAAGAAGAACTGGCCACCATGGCCGCGCTCTGTGCCCGCCACCAGGTACGGGTTATCAGCGATGAGATCCACATGGATATGGTCTGGGATAATCACCGCCACACCCCCTGGAGTGAGGTGGGCCAGGGCTGCTGGGCATTACTCAGCTCCGCATCGAAGAGTTTTAATGTCCCGGCCCTGACCGGTGCCTGGGGGCTGATAAGCGACGCCGGGCAGCGCCAGCAGTATCTGGAGGCGCTGAAAAACCAGGACGGGCTCTCCTCCCCGGCGATCCTCTCGGTTGTGGCCCATATTGCCGCCTACCGCGAGGGTGCCCCCTGGCTCGACAGCCTGCGGGACTATCTACAGGCGAATTTGCGCTACGTGACCGACACGCTGAACGCCGCCTTCCCCGGGCTTGGTTGCCAGCCGCCCCAGTCTACCTATCTGGCCTGGCTGGATCTGCGCCCGCTGGGCCTTGACGACCATAAGCTCCAGCATGTTCTGATTCACGAACAGAAAGTCGCCATTATGCCCGGCTACACCTACGGGGAAGAGGGCCGGGGCTTTCTGCGCCTGAACGTGGGCTGCCCGCGCAGCAAAGTGGAGGATGGCGTTAAACGGCTGATCGCCGCCATTCATACCCTGCGTAACCCGCAGGGCTGA
- a CDS encoding oxidoreductase — MMDSIHVGLVGYGYASKTFHAPLISGTPGLQLTAVSSSNGAKVAADWPDVPVVNSPEALFNDPDIDLIVIPTPNDTHFPLAKAALLAGKNVVVDKPFTVTLEEARELEALAQREGLLLSVFHNRRWDSDYLTVKNLLKEGELGEVVYFESHFDRFRPQVRDRWREQAGPGTGIWYDLGPHLLDQALQLFGLPEAISVDLAQLRPGASTTDYFHAQLSYPGRRVILHSTMLAAAESARFIIHGTRGSYVKFGLDPQEDRLKAGDRLPQEDWGYDMRDGVVTTEIKDGLDEKTLLTIPGNYPAYYAAIRDAINGDGENPVPASQAIAVMELIELGITSAREGRRLPVA; from the coding sequence ATGATGGATAGTATTCACGTTGGACTGGTGGGCTACGGCTATGCCAGCAAAACATTTCATGCGCCGCTGATCTCCGGCACGCCGGGCCTGCAACTGACGGCTGTTTCCAGCAGCAATGGGGCGAAAGTGGCCGCAGACTGGCCAGATGTGCCGGTCGTAAACAGCCCGGAGGCGTTATTTAACGATCCGGATATTGACCTGATTGTGATTCCCACCCCGAACGATACCCACTTCCCGCTGGCAAAAGCGGCCCTGCTGGCCGGGAAAAACGTGGTGGTAGATAAGCCCTTTACCGTCACCCTGGAAGAGGCCCGGGAGCTGGAAGCGCTGGCGCAGCGGGAAGGGTTACTGCTTAGTGTATTCCATAACCGCCGCTGGGACAGCGACTATCTGACGGTAAAAAACCTGCTCAAAGAAGGGGAACTGGGCGAGGTGGTCTATTTCGAATCGCACTTTGACCGCTTTCGCCCGCAGGTGCGTGATCGCTGGCGGGAGCAGGCCGGGCCGGGCACCGGGATCTGGTACGATCTCGGGCCGCATCTTCTGGATCAGGCGTTGCAGTTATTTGGCCTGCCGGAGGCGATCAGCGTTGATCTCGCCCAGCTCCGCCCGGGGGCCAGCACCACGGATTATTTCCACGCCCAGCTGAGCTACCCGGGGCGGCGGGTTATCCTGCACAGCACCATGCTGGCGGCGGCGGAATCCGCGCGCTTTATTATTCACGGCACCCGGGGAAGCTATGTGAAATTTGGCCTCGACCCGCAGGAAGACCGGCTTAAAGCCGGGGACCGCCTGCCCCAGGAAGACTGGGGCTACGATATGCGCGACGGTGTGGTCACCACCGAAATTAAAGACGGGCTGGATGAAAAAACGCTGCTCACCATCCCGGGCAACTACCCGGCGTATTATGCGGCAATCCGCGATGCGATAAACGGCGACGGTGAAAACCCGGTGCCCGCCTCACAGGCGATCGCGGTCATGGAGCTTATCGAACTGGGGATCACCTCCGCCCGGGAAGGGCGGCGCCTGCCGGTGGCATAA
- the malX gene encoding maltose/glucose-specific PTS transporter subunit IIBC: MAANTTQKITLWEFFQNLGKTFMLPVALLSFCGIMMGIGSSLSSHDVVTLLPALGNPVLQLLFTWMSKIGSFAFSFLPIMFCIAIPLGLARENKGVAAFAGFVGYAVMNLAVNFWLTAKGILPTTDAAILKANNIQNILGIQSIDTGILGAVIVGIIVFVLHERFHNIRLPDALAFFGGTRFVPIITSLVLGVFGLVIPLIWPVFAAGINGLGHVINSAGDFGPMIFGTGERLLLPFGLHHILVALIRFTEAGGTLDVCGHQVSGALTIFQAQLSCPTTHGFAESATRFLSQGKMPAFLGGLPGAALAMYHCARPENRHKIKGLLISGVIACIVGGTTEPLEFLFLFVAPVLYVIHALMTGLGFTLMAVLGVTIGNTDGNIIDFVVFGILHGLSTKWYLVPVVAAVWFVVYYGVFRFAITRFNIKTPGRDTDAPASVENSLRQATGGSKSGYNVPAMLAALGGAENIISLDNCITRLRLSVKDMALVDSNALKSLRAIGVVQLNQHNLQVVIGPQVQSVKDEMTTLMNTVEA; this comes from the coding sequence ATGGCGGCTAATACAACACAAAAAATCACCCTTTGGGAGTTTTTTCAGAACCTTGGCAAAACATTTATGCTGCCGGTTGCCCTGCTCTCCTTCTGCGGCATTATGATGGGGATCGGCAGCTCGCTGAGCAGCCACGATGTTGTCACCCTGCTTCCGGCGCTGGGCAACCCGGTGCTGCAACTGCTGTTCACATGGATGAGTAAAATCGGCTCGTTCGCCTTCAGCTTCCTGCCGATTATGTTCTGTATCGCCATTCCGCTGGGGCTGGCCCGTGAAAACAAAGGCGTTGCCGCCTTTGCCGGTTTTGTGGGCTACGCGGTGATGAACCTGGCAGTCAACTTCTGGCTGACGGCAAAAGGCATTCTGCCCACGACCGATGCCGCCATCCTTAAGGCCAATAACATCCAGAACATCCTCGGCATTCAGTCAATTGATACCGGGATCCTCGGGGCGGTGATTGTCGGCATTATTGTGTTCGTGCTGCACGAGCGCTTCCACAATATCCGCCTGCCGGACGCGCTGGCGTTCTTTGGCGGCACCCGCTTTGTGCCGATTATTACCAGCCTGGTACTGGGGGTTTTTGGCCTGGTGATCCCGCTGATCTGGCCGGTATTCGCCGCCGGGATTAACGGCCTGGGCCACGTGATTAACAGCGCCGGTGATTTCGGCCCGATGATTTTCGGCACCGGCGAGCGGCTGTTACTGCCCTTTGGTCTGCACCATATTCTGGTCGCGCTGATCCGCTTTACCGAAGCCGGGGGCACCCTTGATGTCTGCGGCCACCAGGTCAGCGGTGCGCTGACCATTTTCCAGGCGCAGCTCAGCTGCCCGACCACTCACGGGTTTGCCGAAAGCGCCACCCGCTTCCTCTCTCAGGGTAAGATGCCCGCCTTCCTCGGCGGCCTGCCCGGGGCGGCGCTGGCGATGTATCACTGTGCCCGGCCGGAAAATCGCCATAAAATTAAAGGGCTGCTGATTTCCGGCGTGATCGCCTGCATTGTCGGCGGTACGACTGAGCCGCTGGAATTCCTGTTCCTGTTTGTGGCCCCGGTGCTGTATGTCATCCACGCGCTGATGACCGGCCTTGGCTTCACCCTGATGGCGGTGCTTGGCGTTACCATCGGGAATACGGACGGCAATATTATCGACTTCGTGGTATTCGGCATTCTGCACGGCCTGTCCACCAAATGGTATCTGGTGCCGGTGGTGGCCGCCGTCTGGTTCGTGGTCTATTACGGTGTCTTCCGCTTTGCCATCACCCGCTTTAACATCAAAACCCCGGGCCGCGATACAGATGCACCGGCAAGTGTTGAAAACAGCCTGCGCCAGGCCACCGGCGGCAGCAAATCCGGCTATAACGTACCGGCTATGCTGGCGGCGCTGGGCGGTGCGGAGAATATCATCAGCCTGGATAACTGCATTACCCGCCTGCGCCTGTCGGTCAAAGATATGGCCCTGGTAGACAGTAACGCCCTGAAGTCACTGCGCGCCATCGGTGTGGTGCAGCTTAACCAGCACAACCTGCAGGTGGTTATTGGCCCCCAGGTGCAGTCGGTAAAAGATGAAATGACCACACTGATGAATACTGTTGAAGCCTGA